The window GATGACGCGCAGCTGCCACAGCCGTTTCAGCAGCTCCTTGACCCGCTCGACGGTGTAGCCGCTCCACGTGGCCAGCTCGCCTTCGTCGATGGGCCGGAACTCGGTGAAGACCCCGTTGTAGAGCCGCAGCAGGGTGCGGATGAAGTGGTCGAGCTCGTCGCGCTGCACGCGGAGTTTGTACAACTCGTCGCGGCTGACGCAGAACATCACCCGCGCGGGGTTGTCCTGCGCGTCGGTGAGGGTCATGTAGCCGTTCTGCTGCAACAGTTTCAAGGCGCTCAGGACCGTCCCCGAGTAGAGGTGCTCGCGGGCGCAGAAGTCGTGGATGTTGAACAGGAACGACGCTTCGCCGCCGTCGCCGACGCCCACTTGCAGGTAGGAGCAGACCGATTCGTAAATGTCTTTGACCTTTTCGAGCGGGGGGAACTCCTGTTCGAAGCGCCGCGCGATGCGGTCGCTGTCGTCCGAAGCCACCAGCAGCAGGGCGTAGGCCCGCTGTCCGTCGCGGCCCGCGCGGCCCGCCTCCTGGTAGTAGCTTTCGAGCGAGTCGCACATGGCGTAGTGGACCACGAACCGCACGTCGGGTTTGTCGATGCCCATGCCGAAAGCGTTCGTGGCGACCATCACGCGGACCTTGCCCGAGAGCCACTCCTCCTGCCGCAGCGCCCGTTCGGCGTGCCCCAGTCCGCCGTGGTAGGCCGCGGCCGGGATGCCCTCCTGCCGCAGGAATTCGGCGGTCTGCTCGGTGCCCTCGCGGGTGCGCATGTAGACGATGCCCGAGCCGGGAACGTTGTGCAGCAGCCGCAGCAGCTGGCCGTTCTTGTCGTCGGTGCGGCGGACGCTGTACGAAAGGTTGGGGCGAGCGAAACTGCTGCGCAGGATGTGCGGCTCGGCGAATTTGAGGTGGCGCATGATGTCCTCGGCCACCGGTTTCGTGGCCGAGGCGGTGAGCGCCAGCACGGGGACTCCGGGGAGCTTTTCGCGCAGTTCGGCGATGCGCAGGTACGAGGGGCGGAAGTCGTAGCCCCACTGCGAGATGCAGTGGGCTTCGTCAACGGCCAGAAGCGAGACGTTCATCCGCACGACGCGCAGGCGGAACGCCTCGGTGGCCAGTCGTTCGGGCGCGACGTAGAGGAATTTCACGTCGCCGTAGACGCAGTTGTCCAGCGCGATGTCGATGGCCCGGGGCGAGAGGCCCGAATGGATCGCCACGGCCGGGATGCGCCGTGCCCGGAGGCGATCGACCTGGTCTTTCATCAGGGCGATGAGCGGCGTGACGACGATGCACACGCCTTCGCGGGCGAGGGTCGGAACCTGATAGGTGAGCGACTTTCCGCCGCCCGTGGGCATCAGCGCCAGCGTGTCGCGTCCTTCCATGACGGAGCGGATGATCCGCTCCTGCACGGGACGGAACTCCGTGAAGCCCCAGTAGCGTTTCAGCGTGTCGTATATCTTGTCCGAAGCGGGTTCCATGATACAAAGATAGTGAAAAGCGGGACGGGAGCAAAAAAACGGAACGTCCTTTCGGGACGCTCCGCAGTGAAAATTTGCCGTGCGGTCTATCCTTTCGACGGGTAGGTCGCGTTGTAGATATTCAGCAGGTTACGATCGTCATATGTCCAATATTGTACGGGACGGACAATATAGCCGGTCAATTTTTGGGTAAGTGCAGAAAGCGACAAGATTTTATCATTGTACTTTACTTTATTGTTTTCGCCGACCGTAGCTTTTATGTTGTTGTTGCGTACGAACACCAATTCTGCCCCAACGGGAATGCCCATTTTGTCGAAATCAAACCGGGGATTGCGTTTGGCTTCCGGCTGATCGGCGGTGGCCTGTTCGGTCACATCCTCGATTTTCATCAATTCCAGCAGGACGATGGCTTGAATGGGGTCGATCCGGAAAAATTCGCGCGACATGTTGATTCGGTCGCGGGTGAATGCCGTGTGGAATGCATCTTCCACGGCTTTGCAGTCGGTGACCTTACAAGCATATTCGATCACGAACGGAGTGGGAACGCCCGACGGCGAAGAAAGCGATTTTTTGCGTTTTTCGACGCTTTCCCGTGCAATACCGATTTTTACCAGTCCCGGCATGGATGGATTCGACATTACATAGACGAATCCATCTTTGGTTTTACTTTTCATAGCATTTAGGTTAATCATATAAATATGAAACGAGTTTTCCGTTTTCGAAACGGTAGTAATCATACTTGTTATATCCATAGATCAGGGCAGACCCGGCCCGGATTTCCCGATAAATTTCGACACGTACTCCGTGAACCAAACTTTCTTGTATCCGAGCGATAAAATCTTTATCTTTGATTTCGAAGAATACTTCTTTGGGCATTCCCAATTCGATTTTTTCATCTTCGATACATTGCGCGTAATGGGGACCGTATTTTTTTATCAGGGCTTGTCTTTTTCGTTGCTTTTCTAATTCAGCTTGTTGCTTAGCTTGTTCGGCTTGTTGTTTAGCTTGTTCGAGTCGTCGTTTTTCTAATTCGGCCCGCTGTTTTCTATATTCATACCATGCAAATGGAACTTTTAAGATGTGATTGATTGTTTTGAGATAAATTTTAGTGCCAGCTTCGGTGGTTAAGAAGATGCTCCCGGAACTCCCTATTCCACAGTCTGTAAATACCCATTTGGAGCCGGATGTTGACTCGACTTCTGCATTATCATAGAGCCTGAAGAATGATTTTAACCAGTCCGAATCGGGTTGGAAGATCAAAACATCGTTTTCCGTCGATATTTTTTGAGGCGAGATAAAATTGTTGGTAAGTCCCGTAACTTTGTCTTTTAAGGTGAGGATCGGATAATAGGAAGGCAATCGTGAATTAATCCAGTCTTCTTTGTATTGTTCCGGGACCTGGTCATCCACAAATTTATGGAATGGAATTATGTCAACAATCGTATATGTTTGAGGCTTTTCAAAGAAATAATGAAATATGAAAGCAAAATCAGTTGTTTCGATTCGATATAGATATTTATTTCGATCAACTTCAAGAGTTTGACCTATGACATTTTTGAAGGGACTTTCCGATAGTTCTTTTTGGGAAAATGCCATTGTTCCGCTGAACAGCAGAAAATATTGAAGCAATAGAATTTTTTTCATAATACGTATTGTTTAGTGGGTTAATGGTTTTCCAACACCAAACAATAAAAAACGCGGGCTAAACTTTTATTTGCCCTCTGAGGTCTTAGGATACCTATGCTGCCAAATAAATGAGTAAAGCCCACGTGTGGAACGTGAGCGTTTACGCTTTACTCTTGGCAGCTTCGAGAAATTTCCTAAGTTTCAGAGAAGCAAGATTAAAGCTAACGCTTTTTATTGTCGTATGTCAGCAGCCCTCACAGACCGCTACGGCAAAGATAAGCGGTTTTTGGAAATTATGCAATCCGTAATTGAAAAAAGCAGAAACGAAAAGAAAATTAGGCGTTTTTGGGAATTTTTTATACTTTTGCGAAGTGTCCGGGCGTTAGACGGATGGCCGGCGGGCATGCGACCGTTGTATCGGGAAAAGCCGGCTGTTTCGCGGAGTGCGGAATCGAGAAAGGATGAAAATGAAGAAAGGCATAGCGTTGCTGCTGACGGCCGTCTACCTGTTGGCGACGGCCGGAACGGCCGTGCTCTCCCTGACCTGCGGGTGCGCGGAGCGCAAGGCCCATGCGGAGCATGTGTGCCTTTCGGAGTGCCGGCACGACGTTCCGGACCACGAGGTCGTGCGTGCGTGCTGCGGCTGCGAACTCCATTCGACCGAGATAGAACTCTATATCTCCCAGAACTCCGGCGACGACGAACGCCATATTCGCTGCACGGTCATAGACCTGCCTCCCGCACTCGCCGCCGAGTGCCCGTGTCCGGCCCATGTTCCTTTCCTGCGCAAAAAGGTCGCCGAACGGCGTCCGCCTTTCGTGCAGGAGGCCGTGCTTCTTCCCGTGGGCTTCCGCGCCCCTCCCGTATCGGCTTGAAACTCCCTTCGGGACCGATGCCGCGTGCATCGGTCCGCAATCAGTTTTAACCGATAACGGAATTTTTCCATGAATTTTTACAGAATCTCATTCTTTACGCTTTCGGCCCTCGCCGTTTGTGGTACGCTGAACGCCCAGGATTTGCGGGGCGTGGTCCGCGATGCGGACAAACAACCTTTGATCGGAGCTTCGGTCTACTGGGCCGGAACGACGATCGGCGCCGGCACCGACGCGCAGGGCGCTTTCCAACTGCACCGGGTGAAGGGCTACGACAAACTCGTAGCCTCCTACCTGGGCTATATCAACGACACGATCCGCGTCGAAAACGGCGTCGATAAGGTCGAATTCACCCTCCGTTCGGAGGGCGTGGCTCTCGAAGATGTCGTGGTCGAAGGGAACCTCAGTGGCAATTTCGTCAAGCGCGACGGCATTGTCAAGGGCGAGATGATCTCGTTCGCGGGTCTCTGCAAGATGGCCTGCTGCAATCTGGCCGAGTCGTTCGAGAACTCGGCGTCGGTGACCGTCGGTTACAGCGACGCCATTTCGGGCGCCCGGCAGATCAAGATGCTGGGGCTGGCCGGGACCTACACCCAGATCCTCGACGAAAACCGTCCGATCATGCGCGGCCTGAGCGCTCCCTACGGCCTGAGCTATACGCCCGGCATGTGGCTCAACTCGATTCAGGTGTCGAAAGGCGTGGCCTCGGTCACGGCGGGCCACGAGGCCATCACGGGGCAGATCAACCTCGAACACCGCAAGCCCACGGACGACGAACGGCTCTTCGTGAACCTCTATCTCGACGACGAGCTGCGTCCCGAGGCCAACATCTCGACGGCGTTTCCCGTGACCAAAGACAAGAAGCTGTCGAGCGTCATCCTGCTCCACGGCTCGACGGACACCGACGCACGGAAGATGGACCACAACCACGACCATTTCCGCGACCTGCCGAAATCCGACCAGATCAACGTGGCCAACAAATGGCTCTACTCGGCGGACAACGGCACGCAGGTGCGCTGGGGCTGGAAATTCGTGCAGGAAAACCGCCTGGGCGGCATGCTCGATTTCAAAAACACCGCCGCCATGCGCGAGGATATGGCGCAGAACTGGGACTGGGAGGCCGAGGACAAACCGATGCCGCTCTACGGATCGCATATCCGCAACCGCAACGCCAACGGCTATATTAAAATAGGTATGCCCGTCGGTCCGTCGGTCTACGACCCCGATGAACAGGACGAGATGCGTTCGAACCTGGCGTTCGTGGCCGACTTCGACCACTTCGACGAGGATGCCTATTTCGGGCTCAACACCTACGAGGGCAATCAGAACGCCGCGGCGCTGAACCTGATGTACAACCACTATTTCACCTACCGTTCGTCGCTGATCGTCGGCGTGCAGGCGCATCTGGACTACTACCGGGAGCGTCTGGTCAACCCGACGCCGTGGATTCCGGGAACGGCGGCGGGCGATTTCGACTTCGACCGCGACGAGCAGGAGGCGGGGGCCTATGCCGAATACACCTATGCCGTCAAGGACAAATTCTCGATCGTGGCGGGCATCCGCGGCGATTACAACGCCTATTACGACCGCTTTTTCGCAACGCCCCGCGGGCATCTGAAGTGGAACATCTCCTCCTCGACGACGCTGCGCGCCTCGGCCGGTCTGGGATACCGCTCGACGAACGTCATCACCGACAATATCGGCGTGCTGGCCACGGGCCGGAAGATCGCGTTCCTCGGCGACGAAGCCTCCGGAACGTCCGATTTCGAGAAGTTCGACCGCATGGAAAAGGCCCTGACCGTCGGCGGAAGCCTGACGCAGACCTTCTCGCTGGCCGGACGCGACAACGCGACGCTGAGCTTCGACTATTTCCGTACGCAGTTCTACAACTCGGTGGTCGCCGATCAGGAGTACGACCCGGAGGCGATCGTCTTTTACAACACCGATGGACGTTCGTTCACCGACACCTATCAGATCGACTTTTCGTGGACGCCCGTCGAGCGGCTCGACATCTTCGCCACGTTCCGCTACACGGACAGCGAAATGACGATCAAGCGTCCCGGCGGCGGCTCGGCCCGCGTGGAACGTCCGCTGGTGAGCCAGTACAAGACGCTGTTGAACATCCAGTATGCCACGAAGTTCCGCCGCTGGGTGTTCGACGCCACGGCGCAGCTGAACGGTCCGGCGCGCATCCCGACGCAGGATGGAGATCTGGCGAACGACAGTTATTCGCCCCGTTACCCGATGTTCTATGCGCAGGTGAGCCGCAAGGTGGGCAAGTTCGACATCTATGCGGGCTGCGAGAACATCGCCGACTACCGGCAGAAGGACCCGATTCTCAATGCGCAGAATCCCTACGACTACAAGTTCAACTCGATGAACGTCTGGGGGCCGCTCATGGGCCGCAAGTTCTATGTCGGGCTGCGGTTCAACCTCTATTGACCCGCGTGAAAGACGTCATGTAAAACCTTAAAATAGAAAGTAAAGATGAAAAAATTCGTATTGTTCTGCCTGGCTCTGGCGATGGGCGTCGGCGTGTGCGCGGCAGCCGGGAAGCCCGCCGCAAAGAAAATCGTGACCACGGTGTTCGTGACCGACATCGACTGCGATCACTGTGTGAAGAAGATCATGAACAACGTTCCGTCGCTCGGCAAGGGCATCAAGGACGTGAAAGTGGACCTGCCCAAAAAGGAGGTCACGGTGGTTTACGACGGCACGAAGAACGACGATGCGAACATCGTGAAAGGCTTCGCATCGCTCAAAGTGAAGGCCGAACCGAAAAAAGCCGCAGCCGAAAAATAGCCGCGGCAGGGGTTGTTATCGAAGCAGGAGGGTCCATTCGGGCCCTCCTGCCGTTTGACTGGGCGGGCGTTCGGTTCGTGGCGCCACGCAGGTTGAGCAGCGGCAGAAAAATGCGTCGTCCGTAAGGCGGGCGTCTTACGCCGCTATTCCATCGGGCAGACCCGGATTTCGGTCAGCCCCTCGGTCGCGCGCACCAGCCGGTCGATGTCGGTCTTTTCCTCCACCTCGCCGTAGTGGTAGGGGTAGAAGATCGCCGGGCGGAGCGCCTTCACGGCCTCGGCGGCCTGCTCCACGGTCATCGTATAGGGCTGGTTCACGGGCAGGAACGCGATGTCGATGTCGCGCAGCGCCCGCATTTCGGGCGTCGGCTCCGTGTCGCCCGCGATGTAGATGCGCGTGCCGCCGACGGTGAGGATGTAGCCGCAGTCCTCGCGCTCTTTGGGATGGAATTGCAGGTGTCCCGGAGTGGTGTTGTAGGCCGCCACGGCCTCGACCTTCACCCAGTCGCGCGGCGTGGCGATGCTGCCCGGGCGCATCGTGTAGCAGTTCATTTCGAAAGCCTCGGCCGACGTGCGGTCGCAAAGGATTTCCGTGTCGGGCGCGAGCAGTTTCTCGACCGCCGCCACGTCGAGGTGGTCGTAGTGCGAGTGGGTGATGAGCACGATGTCGGCCTTCGGCAGCGCGGCGTAGTCGGCGTTGGCGCCGACGGGATCGACGTAGATGTATTTGCCGCCCGCGGAGATTGACAGCGAGGCGTGTTTGAAAAAGGTGATCGTGAACCGGGTGCCGTCGCGTGCCGTGAGCTGGTCGGACGGATACTCGGGGGCCTTCGAGGGACCGCATCCGAAGAGTGACAGGATTGACATAAGCGTAATTGCGATTGGTTTGCTGTTTTTCATCGTTTCGTGGGGCGGAGCCGCTGTCCGGCCCGTATTCCGGTGCACGGACGATCGGCCGTTTGTGTACCTCCGCATGGATAAAGATACGAATTTGCTGCGAAACGGCCAAATCGGAGGTTTCGGAGGCGCGACGACACTTTTATTTGTCGGAAAGTTCTGCCGGTCCGGCATGATTTATTATCTTTGCAATGAATTAATGCGATTTTTTTCGTTCCCGACGCAGTATATTGCCGGCGGGACCGTTTATTAAGGGAAATTAATCAAACATACGAGATGAATAAACTTTTTGCAACGATTGTATTGGCGGCCTTCGCGCTGTCGGGCTGTATCAAGGAGGATGACAGCTACAAGGAATTACTGCCCCTGCAACCGGGTATGAATATCTACAATATGACGATGACGCAGAATGCCGTCGCCATGCAGCCGGCCAATGCGGGCATTCGGCTGGCCCTGCTGCTGGCCGAGGCCGCGAAGCAGTATCCCGAGACCGAACTCAAGGACGTGGACCTGACCAAACTGAAGATCGAGGGCAACTCCAATTCGGTCATCAGCCTGCTGTTCACCGCGGGAGCGAAGATCGAACGGCAGGATGACGGCAGTTATGAAATCACTTATAACGAGGATTACCAACAGCCTGATGGTTTCTATCTGAAAGGCTCGGTGCTGGTCAGGACCAACGGTGCCGAGCAGCTGAAAGACGCTCAGGTCGATAAGGTATGGCAGGTGGAGATCCAGGACGATCTGAAAGTGCTTTCCAGGTCGAACTACGGGACCCAGACGGTGCATATGGAG of the Alistipes senegalensis JC50 genome contains:
- a CDS encoding MBL fold metallo-hydrolase, which translates into the protein MSILSLFGCGPSKAPEYPSDQLTARDGTRFTITFFKHASLSISAGGKYIYVDPVGANADYAALPKADIVLITHSHYDHLDVAAVEKLLAPDTEILCDRTSAEAFEMNCYTMRPGSIATPRDWVKVEAVAAYNTTPGHLQFHPKEREDCGYILTVGGTRIYIAGDTEPTPEMRALRDIDIAFLPVNQPYTMTVEQAAEAVKALRPAIFYPYHYGEVEEKTDIDRLVRATEGLTEIRVCPME
- a CDS encoding TonB-dependent receptor, whose protein sequence is MNFYRISFFTLSALAVCGTLNAQDLRGVVRDADKQPLIGASVYWAGTTIGAGTDAQGAFQLHRVKGYDKLVASYLGYINDTIRVENGVDKVEFTLRSEGVALEDVVVEGNLSGNFVKRDGIVKGEMISFAGLCKMACCNLAESFENSASVTVGYSDAISGARQIKMLGLAGTYTQILDENRPIMRGLSAPYGLSYTPGMWLNSIQVSKGVASVTAGHEAITGQINLEHRKPTDDERLFVNLYLDDELRPEANISTAFPVTKDKKLSSVILLHGSTDTDARKMDHNHDHFRDLPKSDQINVANKWLYSADNGTQVRWGWKFVQENRLGGMLDFKNTAAMREDMAQNWDWEAEDKPMPLYGSHIRNRNANGYIKIGMPVGPSVYDPDEQDEMRSNLAFVADFDHFDEDAYFGLNTYEGNQNAAALNLMYNHYFTYRSSLIVGVQAHLDYYRERLVNPTPWIPGTAAGDFDFDRDEQEAGAYAEYTYAVKDKFSIVAGIRGDYNAYYDRFFATPRGHLKWNISSSTTLRASAGLGYRSTNVITDNIGVLATGRKIAFLGDEASGTSDFEKFDRMEKALTVGGSLTQTFSLAGRDNATLSFDYFRTQFYNSVVADQEYDPEAIVFYNTDGRSFTDTYQIDFSWTPVERLDIFATFRYTDSEMTIKRPGGGSARVERPLVSQYKTLLNIQYATKFRRWVFDATAQLNGPARIPTQDGDLANDSYSPRYPMFYAQVSRKVGKFDIYAGCENIADYRQKDPILNAQNPYDYKFNSMNVWGPLMGRKFYVGLRFNLY
- a CDS encoding heavy-metal-associated domain-containing protein, which translates into the protein MKKFVLFCLALAMGVGVCAAAGKPAAKKIVTTVFVTDIDCDHCVKKIMNNVPSLGKGIKDVKVDLPKKEVTVVYDGTKNDDANIVKGFASLKVKAEPKKAAAEK
- a CDS encoding GIY-YIG nuclease family protein; amino-acid sequence: MKSKTKDGFVYVMSNPSMPGLVKIGIARESVEKRKKSLSSPSGVPTPFVIEYACKVTDCKAVEDAFHTAFTRDRINMSREFFRIDPIQAIVLLELMKIEDVTEQATADQPEAKRNPRFDFDKMGIPVGAELVFVRNNNIKATVGENNKVKYNDKILSLSALTQKLTGYIVRPVQYWTYDDRNLLNIYNATYPSKG
- a CDS encoding ATP-dependent DNA helicase RecQ, with translation MEPASDKIYDTLKRYWGFTEFRPVQERIIRSVMEGRDTLALMPTGGGKSLTYQVPTLAREGVCIVVTPLIALMKDQVDRLRARRIPAVAIHSGLSPRAIDIALDNCVYGDVKFLYVAPERLATEAFRLRVVRMNVSLLAVDEAHCISQWGYDFRPSYLRIAELREKLPGVPVLALTASATKPVAEDIMRHLKFAEPHILRSSFARPNLSYSVRRTDDKNGQLLRLLHNVPGSGIVYMRTREGTEQTAEFLRQEGIPAAAYHGGLGHAERALRQEEWLSGKVRVMVATNAFGMGIDKPDVRFVVHYAMCDSLESYYQEAGRAGRDGQRAYALLLVASDDSDRIARRFEQEFPPLEKVKDIYESVCSYLQVGVGDGGEASFLFNIHDFCAREHLYSGTVLSALKLLQQNGYMTLTDAQDNPARVMFCVSRDELYKLRVQRDELDHFIRTLLRLYNGVFTEFRPIDEGELATWSGYTVERVKELLKRLWQLRVIRYIPSNRSPILFLNEERLPRADLYIAPETYRLRQQLMRERFEQMVAYADNDDECRSAVLERYFGEGDPAPCGVCDVCLARKRAAKAAGRKAAGDADPDSAALREKLLQRLADSPADPRQLADGMACTPERLAGELRTLLDKGEIRTMPDGRLALSGDPDSLGRAN